The Saccharopolyspora gloriosae genome has a segment encoding these proteins:
- the rpsL gene encoding 30S ribosomal protein S12: MPTIQQLVRKGRQDKVAKTKTAALKGSPQRRGVCTRVYTTTPKKPNSALRKVARVKLTSGIEVTAYIPGEGHNLQEHSIVLVRGGRVKDLPGVRYKIIRGSADTQGVKNRKQARSRYGAKKEKS, translated from the coding sequence ATGCCCACCATCCAGCAGCTGGTCCGTAAGGGCCGCCAGGACAAGGTCGCCAAGACCAAGACTGCGGCGCTCAAGGGCAGCCCGCAGCGGCGTGGCGTGTGCACCCGCGTGTACACCACCACCCCGAAGAAGCCCAACTCGGCACTGCGCAAGGTCGCTCGTGTCAAGCTCACCAGCGGCATCGAGGTCACGGCCTACATTCCGGGTGAGGGGCACAACCTCCAGGAGCACTCGATCGTGCTGGTTCGCGGCGGCCGTGTGAAGGACCTCCCCGGCGTGCGGTACAAGATCATCCGCGGGTCCGCCGACACGCAGGGTGTGAAGAACCGCAAGCAGGCTCGCAGCCGGTACGGCGCGAAGAAGGAGAAGAGCTGA
- the fusA gene encoding elongation factor G, with product MARDVLTDLTKVRNIGIMAHIDAGKTTTTERILYYTGINHKLGETHDGASTMDWMEEEQKRGITITSAATTTFWEDNQINIIDTPGHVDFTVEVERSLRVLDGAVAVFDGKEGVEPQSEQVWRQADKYDVPRICFVNKMDKLGADFYFTVRTIRERLNATPLVLQLPIGTESDFEGVVDLVSMKALTWRGDVKKGESYEIEPIPEDLVESAASYREQLVEAVAETDEALMEAYFGGEELTTEQIKNGIRKLTVERTAFPVLCGTAFKNKGVQPMLDAVVDFLPSPLEVPPVQGLLLDGETTAERKPSTQEPFAALVSKVAVHPFYGKLTYIRVYSGKVTQGTQVMNSTRERKERIGKFFQMHSNKENPVDEAQAGHIYAVVGLKETTTGDTLCDPQKPIVLESMTFPEPVIDVAVEPKTKADQEKLSTAIQKLAEEDPTFRVHHDEETGQTVLSGMGELHLEVLVNRMKSDFRVEANIGKPQVAYRETIRKSVEKYEYTHKKQTGGSGQFARVIIGIEPIEQTADSATYEFQNKVTGGRIPREYIPSVDQGAQDAMQYGVLAGYPLVGVKMILLDGQYHEVDSSEMAFKVAGSIALKEAAQKASPAILEPVMAVEVITPEDYMGDVIGDLNSRRGQIQAMEERSGARVVKAQVPLSEMFGYVGDLRSKTQGRANYSMVFDSYAEVPANVAKEIIAKATGE from the coding sequence GTGGCACGCGACGTGCTGACGGACCTCACGAAGGTTCGCAACATCGGCATTATGGCCCACATCGACGCGGGCAAGACCACCACGACCGAGCGGATCCTGTACTACACCGGGATCAACCACAAGCTCGGCGAGACGCACGACGGCGCCTCGACGATGGACTGGATGGAAGAGGAGCAGAAGCGGGGTATCACCATTACCTCGGCTGCTACCACGACCTTCTGGGAAGACAACCAGATCAACATCATCGACACTCCGGGACACGTCGACTTCACGGTCGAGGTGGAGCGCTCGCTGCGCGTCCTGGACGGCGCCGTCGCGGTCTTCGACGGCAAAGAAGGTGTCGAGCCGCAGTCCGAGCAGGTCTGGCGGCAGGCGGACAAGTACGACGTCCCGCGCATCTGCTTCGTCAACAAGATGGACAAGCTCGGTGCGGACTTCTACTTCACCGTGCGGACCATCCGCGAGCGGCTCAACGCCACTCCGCTGGTGCTCCAGCTGCCCATCGGCACCGAGTCCGACTTCGAAGGCGTCGTCGACCTCGTCAGCATGAAGGCGCTGACTTGGCGCGGTGACGTGAAGAAGGGCGAGAGCTACGAGATCGAGCCGATCCCGGAAGACCTCGTCGAGAGCGCCGCTTCGTACCGCGAACAGCTGGTCGAGGCCGTCGCGGAGACCGACGAGGCCCTGATGGAGGCCTACTTCGGTGGCGAGGAACTCACCACCGAGCAGATCAAGAACGGCATCCGCAAGCTGACCGTGGAGCGCACCGCGTTCCCGGTGCTGTGCGGAACCGCGTTCAAGAACAAGGGCGTGCAGCCCATGCTCGACGCGGTCGTCGACTTCCTGCCGTCGCCGCTGGAGGTGCCGCCGGTCCAGGGCCTGCTGCTGGACGGCGAGACCACCGCCGAGCGCAAGCCGAGCACTCAGGAGCCGTTCGCCGCGCTGGTTTCCAAGGTCGCCGTGCACCCGTTCTACGGGAAGCTGACCTACATCCGGGTCTACTCCGGCAAGGTCACGCAGGGCACGCAGGTCATGAACTCCACGCGTGAGCGCAAGGAGCGCATCGGGAAGTTCTTCCAGATGCACTCCAACAAGGAGAACCCGGTCGACGAGGCTCAGGCGGGCCACATCTACGCCGTGGTCGGTCTCAAGGAGACCACCACCGGTGACACCCTGTGTGATCCGCAGAAGCCGATCGTGCTGGAGTCGATGACCTTCCCGGAGCCGGTCATCGACGTGGCGGTCGAGCCGAAGACGAAGGCCGACCAGGAGAAGCTCTCCACGGCGATCCAGAAGCTCGCCGAGGAGGACCCGACCTTCCGCGTCCACCACGACGAGGAGACCGGTCAGACGGTCCTCTCCGGTATGGGCGAGTTGCACCTGGAAGTCCTGGTCAACCGGATGAAGTCGGACTTCAGGGTCGAGGCGAACATCGGTAAGCCCCAGGTGGCCTACCGCGAGACGATTCGCAAGTCGGTCGAGAAGTACGAGTACACGCACAAGAAGCAGACCGGTGGTTCGGGGCAGTTCGCCCGCGTCATCATCGGGATCGAGCCGATCGAGCAGACTGCGGACAGTGCGACGTACGAGTTCCAGAACAAGGTCACCGGTGGTCGCATCCCGCGCGAGTACATCCCGTCGGTGGACCAGGGCGCGCAGGACGCCATGCAGTACGGCGTGCTGGCCGGCTACCCGCTGGTGGGCGTCAAAATGATCTTGCTGGACGGCCAGTACCACGAGGTCGACTCTTCGGAGATGGCGTTCAAGGTCGCCGGTTCCATCGCCCTGAAGGAGGCCGCGCAGAAGGCCTCCCCGGCGATCCTCGAACCGGTGATGGCGGTCGAGGTGATCACGCCCGAGGACTACATGGGCGATGTCATCGGCGACCTCAACTCCCGCCGTGGCCAGATTCAGGCCATGGAGGAGCGCAGTGGTGCGCGCGTCGTCAAGGCGCAGGTGCCGCTGTCCGAGATGTTCGGGTATGTCGGCGACCTGCGTTCCAAGACGCAGGGCCGTGCGAACTACTCGATGGTGTTCGACTCCTACGCCGAGGTTCCCGCGAACGTGGCGAAGGAGATCATCGCGAAGGCTACGGGCGAGTAA
- the rplV gene encoding 50S ribosomal protein L22: protein MTARSDDTAADNTRAVARARFVRVTPMKARRVVELIKGRNASEALAVLQFAPQAASGPVSKVLASAVANAENNQSLDPDTLWVHRAYVDEGPTLKRFQPRAQGRAYRIRKRTAHITIEVESRPKAAGKTKSQKGSAR from the coding sequence ATGACAGCCCGTTCCGACGACACCGCGGCGGATAACACCCGCGCGGTGGCGCGGGCCCGCTTCGTCCGCGTGACGCCGATGAAGGCCCGTCGCGTGGTCGAGCTCATCAAGGGCCGTAACGCCAGCGAAGCCCTGGCAGTGCTCCAGTTCGCGCCGCAGGCCGCCAGCGGTCCGGTGTCGAAGGTGCTCGCCAGTGCCGTCGCCAACGCGGAGAACAACCAGTCGCTCGACCCCGACACCCTGTGGGTGCACCGGGCGTACGTGGACGAGGGACCGACGCTGAAGCGGTTCCAGCCCCGTGCCCAGGGCCGTGCGTACCGGATTCGCAAGCGGACCGCGCACATCACCATCGAGGTGGAGTCGCGGCCGAAGGCGGCCGGTAAGACGAAGAGCCAGAAGGGGAGTGCCCGGTAG
- the rpsS gene encoding 30S ribosomal protein S19 yields the protein MPRSLKKGPFVDDHLLKKVDALNESGKKTVIKTWSRRSTIIPDMLGHTFAVHDGRKHIPVFITESMVGHKLGEFAPTRTFKGHVKDDRKSRRR from the coding sequence ATGCCACGCAGCCTTAAGAAGGGCCCGTTCGTGGACGACCACCTGCTCAAGAAGGTGGACGCGCTCAACGAGTCGGGCAAGAAGACCGTGATCAAGACCTGGTCCCGCCGGTCCACGATCATCCCGGACATGCTCGGCCACACCTTCGCGGTGCACGACGGTCGCAAGCACATCCCGGTGTTCATCACCGAGTCGATGGTCGGACACAAGCTGGGCGAGTTCGCGCCGACGAGGACCTTCAAGGGCCACGTCAAGGATGACCGGAAGTCGCGCCGCCGCTGA
- the rplP gene encoding 50S ribosomal protein L16, protein MLVPRRVKWRKSHAPKRSGFAKGGTRINFGEYGIQAVEHGYVTNRQIESARIAITRHVKRGGKVWINIFPDRPLTKKPAETRQGSGKGSPESWVANVKPGRVMFELNFPNRKTAVEALTRASHKLPMKCKIVSREGGDF, encoded by the coding sequence GTGCTGGTCCCACGCAGGGTGAAGTGGCGCAAGAGCCACGCACCGAAGCGCAGTGGCTTCGCCAAGGGCGGCACCCGCATCAACTTCGGCGAGTACGGCATCCAGGCGGTCGAGCACGGCTACGTGACCAACCGTCAGATCGAGTCGGCCCGTATCGCGATCACCCGGCACGTCAAGCGTGGCGGCAAGGTCTGGATCAACATCTTCCCGGACCGCCCGCTGACGAAGAAGCCGGCTGAGACTCGTCAGGGTTCCGGTAAGGGCTCGCCCGAGTCCTGGGTCGCGAACGTCAAGCCTGGCCGCGTCATGTTCGAGCTGAACTTCCCGAACCGGAAGACGGCCGTCGAGGCGCTGACGCGTGCGTCGCACAAGCTGCCGATGAAGTGCAAGATCGTGTCCCGCGAGGGTGGTGACTTCTGA
- the rplD gene encoding 50S ribosomal protein L4: protein MSATLDVRTPDGSTDGSVELPAEIFDVQANVALMHQVVTAQLAAARQGTHATKTRGQVSGGGKKPYRQKGTGNARQGSIRAPQFTGGGTVHGPQPRDYTQRTPKKMKAAALRGALSDRARAGQLHVVTHVVGGESPSTKAAKSAVRIWTEAKRVLVVLNRSEEANSWLSLRNLEHVHLIDPGQLNTYDVLVNDDVVFSKAAFERFVAGPVQGRSAKAAAVAASAEEAQQ from the coding sequence ATGAGCGCGACGCTGGACGTCCGTACCCCGGACGGCTCCACCGACGGCAGTGTCGAACTGCCCGCCGAGATCTTCGACGTGCAGGCCAACGTGGCCCTGATGCACCAGGTGGTGACGGCCCAGCTGGCCGCCGCTCGCCAGGGCACGCACGCCACGAAGACTCGCGGTCAGGTCTCCGGTGGCGGCAAGAAGCCGTACCGGCAGAAGGGCACCGGTAACGCCCGTCAGGGTTCGATCCGGGCTCCCCAGTTCACCGGTGGTGGCACGGTGCACGGCCCGCAGCCGCGGGACTACACCCAGCGCACCCCGAAGAAGATGAAGGCCGCCGCGTTGCGCGGTGCGCTGTCCGACCGCGCTCGCGCCGGCCAGCTGCACGTCGTGACGCACGTGGTGGGCGGCGAGTCGCCGTCGACCAAGGCCGCCAAGTCCGCGGTCCGCATCTGGACCGAGGCGAAGCGGGTGCTGGTGGTGCTGAACCGCTCGGAGGAGGCCAACTCCTGGCTGAGCCTGCGCAACCTCGAGCACGTGCACCTGATCGACCCGGGTCAGCTCAACACCTACGACGTGCTGGTCAACGACGACGTGGTGTTCAGCAAGGCCGCTTTCGAGCGGTTCGTGGCCGGGCCCGTGCAGGGCCGCTCCGCCAAGGCAGCAGCCGTGGCAGCGAGCGCTGAGGAGGCACAGCAGTGA
- the rpsG gene encoding 30S ribosomal protein S7, translating to MPRKGPAPKRPLNADPVYASPLVTQLVNKVLVDGKRSLAEKIVYAALEGAREKNSTDPVVTLKRALDNVKPTLEVRSRRVGGATYQVPIEVRAGRSTTLALRWLVTYSRQRREKTMVERLMNELLDASNGLGASVKKREDTHKMAESNKAFAHYRW from the coding sequence ATGCCCCGCAAGGGTCCGGCCCCGAAGCGGCCGCTCAACGCCGATCCCGTGTACGCCTCGCCGCTGGTCACCCAGCTGGTGAACAAGGTCCTCGTCGACGGCAAGCGCTCGTTGGCCGAGAAGATCGTGTACGCGGCGCTCGAAGGTGCGCGGGAGAAGAACAGCACCGACCCGGTGGTCACGCTCAAGCGGGCGTTGGACAACGTGAAGCCGACCCTGGAGGTCCGCAGCCGCCGTGTCGGTGGCGCGACTTACCAGGTGCCGATCGAGGTCCGCGCCGGCCGTTCCACCACGCTGGCGCTGCGCTGGCTGGTCACCTACTCGCGGCAGCGCCGCGAGAAGACCATGGTCGAGCGCCTGATGAACGAACTGCTCGACGCCAGCAACGGCCTCGGCGCGAGCGTCAAGAAGCGCGAAGACACGCACAAGATGGCGGAGTCCAACAAGGCCTTCGCGCACTACCGCTGGTGA
- the rpsC gene encoding 30S ribosomal protein S3: MGQKINPHGFRLGITTDWKSRWYADKQYAEYVAEDVKIRRRLSRGMERAGISKVEIERTRERVRVDIHTARPGIVIGRRGAEADRIRGSLEKLTGKQVQLNILEVKNSEADAQLVAQGVAEQLSNRVSFRRAMRKAIQSAMRSPQVKGIRVQCGGRLGGAEMSRSEFYREGRVPLHTLRADIDYGFFEARTTFGRIGVKVWIYKGELVGGLKQKQQESEVRAPRGEGGGGRGERGDRGGRAERGGRRRSGASGTTGAGGTEAGRAAAKGGSAESPEQAQTAGDVAASNAPAVAEPQADQKTEG, translated from the coding sequence GTGGGTCAGAAGATCAACCCGCACGGCTTCCGACTCGGCATCACCACGGACTGGAAGTCCCGGTGGTACGCCGACAAGCAGTACGCGGAATACGTTGCGGAGGACGTCAAGATCCGCCGTCGGCTCTCTCGCGGTATGGAGCGCGCAGGGATCTCCAAAGTGGAGATCGAGCGCACCCGCGAGCGGGTCCGGGTGGACATTCACACCGCCCGGCCGGGCATCGTCATCGGCCGTCGTGGTGCCGAGGCGGACCGCATTCGCGGTTCGCTGGAGAAGCTGACCGGCAAGCAGGTCCAGCTCAACATCCTCGAAGTCAAGAACTCCGAGGCCGACGCACAGCTCGTCGCGCAGGGCGTGGCCGAGCAGCTGTCGAACCGCGTGTCCTTCCGGCGCGCGATGCGCAAGGCCATTCAGTCGGCCATGCGCTCGCCGCAGGTCAAGGGCATCCGGGTCCAGTGCGGTGGCCGTCTGGGCGGGGCCGAGATGTCCCGTTCGGAGTTCTACCGCGAGGGTCGCGTCCCGCTGCACACGCTGCGCGCGGACATCGACTACGGCTTCTTCGAGGCCCGCACCACGTTCGGTCGCATCGGCGTCAAGGTGTGGATCTACAAGGGCGAGCTGGTCGGCGGCCTGAAGCAGAAGCAGCAGGAGTCCGAGGTGCGCGCGCCTCGCGGCGAGGGCGGCGGCGGACGTGGCGAGCGCGGTGACCGCGGTGGCCGTGCCGAGCGCGGTGGCCGTCGTCGTTCCGGAGCTTCGGGCACCACCGGTGCCGGTGGCACCGAGGCCGGTCGCGCCGCAGCCAAGGGTGGTTCGGCCGAGAGCCCGGAGCAGGCGCAGACCGCGGGTGACGTGGCCGCCTCCAACGCTCCGGCCGTGGCCGAGCCGCAGGCCGATCAGAAGACGGAGGGCTGA
- the tuf gene encoding elongation factor Tu, with protein sequence MAKAKFERDKPHVNIGTIGHVDHGKTTLTAAITKVLHEKHPELNPFTPFDEIDKAPEEKQRGITIQIAHVEYQTEKRHYAHVDAPGHADYVKNMITGAAQMDGAILVVAATDGPMPQTREHVLLARQVGVPYILVALNKADMVDDEEIMELVEMEVRELLSGEEYDGDGAPVIRVSALKALEGDPEWSDKIMQLLDAVDENVPDPERDTDKPFLMPVEDVFSITGRGTVVTGRIERGIIKVNEEVELVGIKDTALKTTVTGVEMFRKLLDEGQAGDNVGLLVRGIKREDVERGMVVVKPKTTTPHTEFECQVYIRSKEDGGRHTPFFNNYRPQFYFRTTDVTGVVTLPEGTEMVMPGDNVEMSVQLIQPIAMDDGLRFAIREGGRTVGAGRVTKIIK encoded by the coding sequence GTGGCTAAGGCGAAGTTCGAGAGGGACAAGCCGCACGTCAACATCGGGACCATCGGTCACGTTGACCACGGCAAGACCACGCTCACCGCGGCCATCACCAAGGTGCTGCACGAGAAGCACCCGGAGCTGAACCCCTTCACGCCGTTCGACGAGATCGACAAGGCGCCGGAGGAGAAGCAGCGCGGTATCACGATTCAGATCGCGCACGTCGAGTACCAGACCGAGAAGCGTCACTACGCGCACGTCGACGCCCCCGGTCACGCCGACTACGTGAAGAACATGATCACCGGTGCCGCCCAGATGGACGGGGCGATCCTGGTGGTGGCCGCCACCGACGGTCCGATGCCGCAGACGCGTGAGCACGTGCTGCTGGCCCGCCAGGTCGGTGTGCCCTACATCCTCGTCGCGCTGAACAAGGCCGACATGGTCGACGACGAGGAGATCATGGAGCTCGTGGAGATGGAGGTCCGCGAGCTGCTGTCCGGCGAGGAGTACGACGGCGACGGCGCCCCGGTCATCCGGGTCTCCGCGCTGAAGGCCCTCGAGGGCGACCCCGAGTGGTCCGACAAGATCATGCAGCTGCTCGACGCGGTCGACGAGAACGTTCCGGACCCGGAGCGCGACACCGACAAGCCCTTCCTGATGCCGGTCGAGGACGTCTTCTCGATCACCGGCCGCGGCACCGTGGTGACCGGCCGGATCGAGCGCGGCATCATCAAGGTGAACGAAGAGGTCGAGCTCGTCGGCATCAAGGACACCGCGCTGAAGACCACGGTCACCGGCGTCGAGATGTTCCGCAAGCTGCTGGACGAGGGCCAGGCCGGTGACAACGTCGGTCTGCTCGTGCGTGGCATCAAGCGCGAGGACGTCGAGCGCGGCATGGTGGTCGTCAAGCCGAAGACCACGACCCCGCACACCGAGTTCGAGTGCCAGGTCTACATCCGGTCGAAGGAGGACGGTGGCCGTCACACCCCGTTCTTCAACAACTACCGGCCGCAGTTCTACTTCCGCACCACCGACGTGACCGGCGTCGTGACCCTCCCCGAGGGCACCGAGATGGTCATGCCGGGCGACAACGTTGAGATGTCGGTGCAGCTGATCCAGCCGATCGCGATGGACGACGGTCTCCGCTTCGCGATTCGCGAGGGTGGTCGTACGGTCGGCGCGGGTCGCGTCACTAAGATCATCAAGTGA
- the rpsJ gene encoding 30S ribosomal protein S10 encodes MAGQKIRIRLKAYDHEAIDASARKIVETVTRTGARVVGPVPLPTEKNVYCVIRSPHKYKDSREHFEMRTHKRLIDILEPTPKTVDALMRIDLPASVDVNIQ; translated from the coding sequence ATGGCGGGACAGAAGATCCGCATCCGGCTCAAGGCCTACGACCACGAGGCGATCGACGCGTCCGCGCGCAAGATCGTTGAGACCGTGACGCGCACCGGCGCTCGGGTCGTCGGGCCGGTGCCGCTGCCGACGGAGAAGAACGTCTACTGCGTCATCCGCTCTCCGCACAAGTACAAGGACTCGCGGGAGCACTTCGAGATGCGGACGCACAAGCGGCTCATCGACATCCTCGAACCGACGCCGAAGACGGTGGACGCGTTGATGCGCATCGACCTTCCGGCCAGCGTCGACGTGAACATCCAGTAA
- the rpmC gene encoding 50S ribosomal protein L29: MAAGVTAGELRELGDEELLAKVRESKEELFNLRFQMATGQLENNRRLRVVRRDIARIYTIMRERELGLTVSPDATEEGAA; the protein is encoded by the coding sequence ATGGCGGCTGGTGTCACCGCTGGTGAGCTCCGAGAGCTGGGCGACGAGGAACTGCTGGCAAAGGTCCGGGAGTCGAAGGAAGAGTTGTTCAACCTTCGCTTCCAGATGGCGACCGGGCAGTTGGAGAACAACCGCCGGTTGCGCGTGGTCCGCAGGGACATCGCCCGGATCTACACCATCATGCGCGAGCGCGAGCTCGGCCTGACGGTGTCCCCTGACGCGACCGAGGAGGGCGCGGCATGA
- the rplC gene encoding 50S ribosomal protein L3 translates to MSDRQIKGILGTKLGMTQVFDENNRVVPVTVVQAGPNVVTQIRTPDKDGYSAVQLAFGAIDPRKVNRPRTGHFTKAGVTPRRHLVELRTNDAGEYEVGQEITAELFAAGTVVDVVGTSKGKGFAGTIKRHGFHRQPMSHGAQAVHRKPGSIGGCATPGRVFKGMKMAGRMGSNRVTTQNLQVHRVEGDSGLLLIKGAVPGPKGGLVLVKSPAKGGA, encoded by the coding sequence ATGTCTGACAGGCAGATCAAGGGGATTCTGGGCACCAAGCTCGGCATGACCCAGGTCTTCGACGAGAACAACCGGGTCGTCCCGGTGACCGTCGTGCAGGCCGGGCCGAACGTGGTCACCCAGATCCGTACCCCCGACAAAGACGGCTATTCGGCCGTGCAGCTGGCGTTCGGCGCCATCGACCCCCGCAAGGTGAACCGGCCGCGTACCGGCCACTTCACCAAGGCCGGAGTCACCCCGCGCCGCCACCTCGTCGAGCTGCGCACGAATGACGCCGGTGAGTACGAAGTCGGCCAGGAGATCACCGCCGAGCTGTTCGCAGCCGGCACCGTGGTCGACGTGGTCGGCACCAGCAAGGGCAAGGGCTTCGCCGGCACGATCAAGCGGCACGGCTTCCACCGCCAGCCGATGAGCCACGGTGCTCAGGCCGTGCACCGCAAGCCGGGCTCGATCGGTGGCTGCGCCACCCCGGGTCGCGTCTTCAAGGGCATGAAGATGGCCGGCCGGATGGGCTCGAACCGCGTCACCACCCAGAACCTCCAGGTTCACCGGGTGGAGGGCGACTCCGGCCTGTTGCTGATCAAGGGTGCCGTTCCTGGCCCCAAGGGCGGCCTGGTTCTGGTTAAGAGCCCCGCGAAGGGTGGTGCGTGA
- the rplB gene encoding 50S ribosomal protein L2: MGIRKHKPTTPGRRGSSVSDFAEITRSEPEKSLVRPLHGRGGRNAHGKITTRHKGGGHKRAYRVIDFRRNDKDGVPAKVAHIEYDPNRSAHIALLHYLDGEKRYIVAPNGVKQGDRVESGPRADIKPGNNLPLRNIPTGTVIHAIELRPGGGAKIARSAGARVQLVAKDGPYAQLRMPSGEIRNVDVRNRATVGEVGNSEHSNISWGKAGRMRWKGKRPTVRGVVMNPVDHPHGGGEGKTSGGRHPVNPKGRPEGRTRRNKPSDKLIVRRRRTGKKR, encoded by the coding sequence ATGGGCATTCGCAAGCACAAGCCGACGACGCCGGGCCGTCGCGGCTCCAGCGTGTCCGACTTCGCCGAGATCACCCGGTCGGAGCCGGAAAAGTCGCTGGTGCGCCCGCTGCACGGTCGCGGCGGCCGCAACGCGCACGGCAAGATCACGACGCGGCACAAGGGCGGTGGCCACAAGCGGGCTTACCGCGTCATCGACTTTCGCCGCAATGACAAGGACGGTGTGCCGGCCAAGGTCGCGCACATCGAGTACGACCCGAACCGCAGTGCGCACATCGCGCTGCTGCACTACTTGGACGGCGAGAAGCGCTACATCGTGGCGCCGAACGGCGTGAAGCAGGGCGACCGGGTCGAGAGCGGGCCGCGGGCTGACATCAAGCCCGGCAACAACCTCCCGCTGCGCAACATCCCGACCGGCACCGTGATCCACGCGATCGAGCTGCGCCCCGGTGGCGGAGCCAAGATCGCGCGGTCCGCCGGTGCCCGGGTCCAGCTGGTGGCCAAGGACGGGCCGTACGCCCAGCTGCGGATGCCTTCGGGCGAGATCCGCAACGTGGACGTGCGCAACCGCGCCACGGTCGGAGAGGTCGGCAACTCCGAGCACTCCAACATCAGCTGGGGCAAGGCAGGCCGCATGCGGTGGAAGGGCAAGCGCCCGACCGTCCGTGGTGTCGTCATGAACCCGGTCGACCACCCGCACGGTGGTGGTGAGGGTAAGACCTCCGGTGGTCGCCACCCGGTCAACCCGAAGGGCCGTCCCGAGGGGCGTACCCGCCGCAACAAGCCCAGTGACAAGCTCATCGTCCGGCGCCGTCGCACCGGCAAGAAGCGCTGA
- the rplW gene encoding 50S ribosomal protein L23, which produces MIPDPRDIILAPVISEKSYALLEEGQYTFLVRPGTNKTEIKIAVEKIFDVKVSNVNTINRNGKRKRTRTGYGKRKDTKRAIVTLSPESKPIEIFGGPAA; this is translated from the coding sequence GTGATCCCCGACCCGCGAGACATCATCTTGGCGCCGGTCATCTCCGAGAAGAGCTACGCGCTCTTGGAGGAGGGCCAGTACACGTTCCTGGTCCGCCCCGGCACGAACAAGACCGAGATCAAGATCGCCGTTGAGAAGATCTTCGACGTCAAGGTCTCCAACGTGAACACGATCAACCGCAACGGCAAGCGCAAGCGCACCCGCACCGGGTACGGCAAGCGCAAGGACACCAAGCGGGCGATCGTGACGCTGTCCCCGGAGAGCAAGCCGATCGAGATCTTCGGCGGACCGGCCGCCTGA